One stretch of Armatimonadota bacterium DNA includes these proteins:
- a CDS encoding S1 RNA-binding domain-containing protein, giving the protein MNPDPSGAWEPGQILEGTVARIVTYGAFVTLPDGRVGLVHISEIADAFVRDVREYLREGQRVRVKVLGTDARGRLDLSLRQALSPEERTRSQRHRTTFEEKLRAFLRESQERLTDLKRNTEAKRGGRRRR; this is encoded by the coding sequence ATGAACCCTGATCCGAGTGGGGCGTGGGAGCCCGGACAGATCCTGGAGGGCACCGTCGCCCGGATTGTGACCTACGGAGCGTTCGTCACCCTGCCGGACGGCCGCGTGGGTCTTGTGCACATCTCCGAGATCGCGGATGCCTTCGTCCGGGACGTCCGGGAGTACCTGCGGGAGGGCCAGCGCGTGCGGGTGAAGGTCCTGGGGACCGATGCCCGGGGCCGGCTGGACCTGTCCCTCCGGCAGGCCCTCTCCCCGGAGGAACGGACGAGATCCCAGCGCCACCGCACCACCTTCGAGGAGAAGCTGCGGGCGTTTCTGCGGGAGAGCCAGGAGCGCCTGACGGACCTCAAACGGAACACGGAAGCGAAGCGGGGCGGCCGGCGCCGTCGCTAG
- a CDS encoding NADH-quinone oxidoreductase subunit K, with protein MTVLLPLFVGSLFGAGTWLLLGRSIVRQIIGIALISHGANLMILLAGGVGGNSAPILGNPPPLADPLPQALILTAIVIGFGVLAFLLALGYRMHAYEEEEP; from the coding sequence ATGACGGTCCTGCTGCCGCTGTTCGTGGGTTCCCTCTTCGGCGCGGGCACGTGGCTGCTGCTCGGCCGCTCCATCGTCCGGCAGATCATCGGGATCGCCCTCATCAGCCACGGGGCCAACCTCATGATCCTCCTGGCGGGCGGGGTGGGAGGCAACAGCGCCCCCATCCTGGGCAATCCCCCGCCCCTTGCGGATCCCCTCCCGCAGGCCCTCATCCTCACCGCCATCGTGATCGGGTTCGGGGTGCTGGCGTTCCTGCTGGCCCTGGGGTACCGCATGCACGCCTACGAGGAGGAGGAACCGTGA
- a CDS encoding ABC transporter ATP-binding protein yields the protein MSRFWAALHRHRRRYLLGYAAALGSIGMAQLAPWILKSGVDGIQKGEGRLEAYAAALATVALLEAVLSYLMRMQILGAALRIETELRRELFQHLERLDPAFFHRWQTGDLMARAVNDLRAVQRFLGMGLMRAVHTAVTVGLSVAFMLRISSSLTLSTLPVLLLIPGLFAVLGREIRRRFEEVQMRFSRLSTRAQENFSGIRVVKAFAREEAEVQRFREESEAFAHANVRLSRIQGLLWPAVGFLLGGAAVLLLWIGGGEVIRGHITLGQLVQFSYYLVRLSFPVIATGWVLSLWQQGRASMERLEEVFRVRPAIADPEDPVHLEAVRGEVEFRDVWVSYDGRPVLRGISLRIPAGSVVAIVGPTGSGKSTLLHLIPRLLDATSGQVLLDGVDVRRLPLRTVREAVGLVPQDPFLFSDTLRENIGFGTGGDGARVVEAAEIARLTRDVAAFPHGFETVVGERGVTLSGGQRQRAALARALARNPRILILDDALSSVDAQTEEEILQALRPVLRSRTVLLVSHRLSALRDADRIVVLDGGRIVEEGTHEELLRRGGLFAELYEKQRLRQALEEEP from the coding sequence ATGTCCCGGTTTTGGGCTGCCCTGCACCGCCACCGCCGCCGCTACCTCCTCGGATACGCGGCCGCCCTGGGATCCATCGGCATGGCGCAGCTGGCCCCGTGGATCCTCAAATCCGGGGTGGACGGGATCCAGAAAGGGGAGGGCCGCCTTGAGGCGTACGCGGCGGCCCTGGCCACGGTTGCCCTCCTGGAAGCGGTCCTCAGCTACCTCATGCGCATGCAGATCCTCGGGGCGGCGCTTCGCATCGAGACCGAGCTTCGGCGGGAGCTGTTCCAGCACCTGGAGCGCCTGGATCCGGCCTTCTTCCACCGGTGGCAGACGGGAGACCTCATGGCCCGGGCGGTGAACGACCTCCGGGCGGTGCAGCGGTTCTTGGGAATGGGCCTCATGCGGGCGGTGCACACCGCGGTGACGGTGGGCCTCTCCGTGGCCTTCATGCTGCGCATCAGCAGCTCCCTCACCCTCTCCACCCTCCCCGTCCTCCTCCTCATCCCCGGGCTGTTCGCGGTCCTGGGCCGGGAGATCCGCCGGCGGTTCGAGGAGGTCCAGATGCGGTTCAGCCGTCTCTCTACCCGGGCCCAGGAGAACTTCAGCGGGATCCGGGTGGTGAAGGCCTTCGCCCGGGAGGAGGCGGAGGTGCAGCGGTTCCGGGAGGAGAGTGAGGCGTTCGCCCACGCGAACGTACGTCTGAGCCGCATCCAGGGCCTCCTGTGGCCCGCGGTGGGGTTCCTCCTGGGCGGGGCCGCGGTCCTCCTGCTGTGGATCGGAGGAGGGGAGGTGATCCGGGGACACATCACCCTGGGCCAACTGGTGCAGTTCTCCTACTACCTGGTCCGCCTCAGCTTCCCCGTGATCGCCACGGGGTGGGTGCTCAGCCTGTGGCAGCAGGGCCGGGCATCCATGGAGCGCCTGGAGGAGGTCTTCCGGGTCCGGCCCGCCATCGCGGACCCGGAGGATCCCGTGCACCTCGAGGCCGTACGGGGAGAGGTCGAGTTCCGGGATGTGTGGGTCTCGTACGATGGAAGGCCCGTGCTCCGGGGGATCAGCCTGAGGATCCCGGCGGGGAGCGTCGTGGCCATCGTGGGGCCCACGGGTTCGGGCAAGTCCACGCTCCTGCACCTGATTCCGCGCCTGCTGGATGCCACCTCCGGACAGGTCCTGCTCGACGGGGTGGATGTGCGACGGCTGCCGCTCCGGACCGTGCGGGAGGCCGTGGGGCTCGTGCCCCAGGACCCCTTCCTCTTCAGCGACACCCTGCGGGAGAACATCGGGTTCGGCACAGGGGGGGACGGCGCGCGGGTGGTGGAGGCCGCGGAGATCGCCCGTCTGACCCGGGACGTGGCCGCGTTCCCCCACGGATTCGAGACGGTGGTGGGGGAACGAGGGGTTACCCTTTCCGGGGGCCAGAGGCAGCGGGCGGCCCTCGCCCGGGCCCTGGCCCGAAATCCCAGGATCCTGATCCTGGACGATGCCCTGAGCAGCGTGGACGCCCAGACGGAGGAGGAGATCCTGCAGGCCCTCCGGCCCGTGCTGCGGTCCCGGACGGTCCTGCTCGTCTCCCACCGGCTCTCCGCCCTGCGGGACGCGGACCGGATCGTGGTCCTGGACGGTGGCCGGATCGTGGAGGAGGGCACCCACGAGGAGCTGCTCCGACGCGGGGGGCTATTCGCGGAGCTGTATGAGAAGCAGCGGTTGCGGCAGGCCCTGGAGGAGGAGCCGTGA
- a CDS encoding YbaK/EbsC family protein: MLCRERLERMLEEAGVPYQVMTHPVAYTAQEVAAHLHVSGYQVAKVVMAKVDDRLVMLVLPAPHRVDLERLRKELGATSARLAHEEEFADVFPDCEVGAMPPFGHLYGIPVYVDRSLTRDPEIVFNAGTHRETIRIRYEDYDRLVQPQVLDFSTGP; this comes from the coding sequence ATGCTGTGTCGGGAACGGCTCGAGCGGATGCTGGAGGAGGCAGGGGTCCCCTATCAGGTGATGACGCACCCCGTGGCGTACACCGCGCAGGAAGTGGCGGCGCACCTGCACGTGAGCGGTTACCAGGTGGCCAAGGTGGTCATGGCGAAGGTGGACGATCGGCTCGTGATGCTGGTCCTGCCTGCCCCGCACCGGGTGGATCTGGAACGGCTCCGCAAGGAGCTGGGCGCCACCTCCGCCCGGCTCGCCCACGAGGAGGAGTTCGCGGACGTGTTTCCCGACTGCGAGGTGGGGGCCATGCCGCCCTTCGGGCACCTGTACGGGATCCCCGTGTACGTGGACCGCTCCCTCACCCGGGACCCGGAGATCGTGTTCAACGCGGGCACCCACCGGGAGACCATCCGCATCCGCTACGAGGACTACGACCGCCTGGTGCAGCCCCAGGTGTTGGACTTTTCCACGGGTCCGTAG
- a CDS encoding proton-conducting transporter membrane subunit codes for MLAWIPLIPILGGLVASAATRKGAGWVSLLVSAMTVAFLGTLVPPVAEGGAVRISLAWFPGIGVRYALRADGLGLLFALLVAGVGLLIVLYAMAYMAHEPRTPAFFCFLLLFMGAMLGVVLADDLVVLYVFWELTSLASFLLIGFHHEDPRARQAALRALLVTVVGGLALLGGIVLLATAGGSLQLPELERRADRIRTSPLYPWMLALVFGGAFTKSAQVPFHFWLVGAMVAPTPVSAYLHSATMVKAGVFLLMRLSPVLGGTGVWEAWLGPVGIATYLFGSLLALFQDDLKALLAYGTVASLGLATALVGTGPEGVLAGMAYLLAHAGYKGTLFLVAGAVEHEAGTRRLSELHGLGRTMPLTAAAAVAAVLSMLGIPGFAGFVAKGTVEKALHGWAHEAVLAGGVLTAGYGIRFLGVFRGSGRRRGGHEAPGFLFPALALALVGPVLGLHPVVFEQALRFLQPGVNLSSAPVLGKVAIPVGSALLGAVLARGVAGFSVPPALPGGEVVFDRVYGGVLGFAGSLTRLTVTGRLRDYLGVSLLVPVAGVGAVILSQGRLPSVPVRMAPYEGVVLLLGLGAVGFTVLARSLVAQVVAVGAVGYTVALLYIGLRAPDLALTQILVETVTLVLFLAVVLHLRHPEEPDRHPAWALDLLIALGVGALAAALAALILPGPPTRHLFSYFVQRAPEAGGRNLVNLIVVDFRGLDTLGEITVLGIAALGVLALASRPGTRVAHHLVAPVRSLILETAVRVASPTVAAYALVLLATGHYGPGGGFVAGLMTAMALLIWAVAFGFDAIPQDWLRPLAVGLGIAYGTGFLGVALGRSFLTHSPILLGPVKTTTSLLFDFGVYVLVVGASLSAARTLVLVRPR; via the coding sequence GTGCTGGCTTGGATTCCGCTGATCCCCATCCTGGGGGGTCTGGTGGCTTCCGCCGCGACCCGGAAGGGCGCAGGCTGGGTGAGCCTGCTGGTCTCCGCCATGACCGTGGCCTTCCTGGGCACCCTCGTGCCTCCGGTGGCGGAAGGCGGTGCGGTCCGGATCTCCCTGGCATGGTTCCCGGGGATCGGCGTGCGATATGCCCTGCGGGCGGACGGGCTGGGCCTCCTCTTCGCCTTGCTCGTGGCGGGGGTGGGCCTGCTCATCGTCCTGTACGCCATGGCGTACATGGCGCACGAGCCGCGCACGCCTGCCTTCTTTTGCTTTCTCCTCCTCTTCATGGGGGCCATGCTGGGCGTGGTCCTGGCGGACGATCTCGTGGTCCTGTACGTCTTCTGGGAGCTCACCTCCCTGGCGAGTTTCCTCCTCATCGGGTTCCACCACGAGGACCCAAGGGCCCGGCAGGCGGCCCTCCGGGCCCTGCTGGTGACGGTGGTGGGTGGCCTTGCCCTTTTGGGCGGGATCGTGCTCCTCGCGACCGCGGGAGGGAGTCTGCAGCTCCCGGAGCTCGAGCGGCGGGCGGACCGTATCCGCACAAGCCCCCTCTATCCCTGGATGCTCGCCCTGGTGTTCGGCGGGGCCTTTACCAAATCCGCCCAGGTTCCCTTCCACTTCTGGCTTGTGGGCGCCATGGTGGCCCCCACGCCCGTGAGCGCCTACCTCCACTCCGCCACCATGGTGAAAGCAGGGGTATTCCTGCTCATGCGCCTGTCTCCGGTACTGGGCGGCACGGGGGTCTGGGAGGCGTGGCTTGGGCCCGTGGGGATCGCCACCTACCTCTTCGGGAGCCTTTTGGCCCTCTTCCAGGACGATCTCAAGGCCCTCCTGGCCTACGGAACCGTGGCCTCTCTGGGCCTCGCCACCGCCCTCGTGGGGACCGGCCCCGAGGGGGTGCTTGCGGGCATGGCCTACCTCCTGGCGCACGCGGGGTATAAGGGGACCCTCTTCCTCGTGGCGGGCGCCGTCGAGCACGAGGCGGGGACGCGACGCCTCTCGGAACTGCATGGCCTGGGGCGGACCATGCCCCTCACCGCCGCCGCGGCGGTGGCCGCGGTCCTCTCCATGCTGGGGATTCCCGGGTTTGCGGGGTTTGTGGCGAAGGGAACGGTGGAGAAGGCCCTGCACGGGTGGGCCCACGAGGCGGTGCTTGCAGGCGGGGTGCTCACCGCGGGCTACGGAATCCGGTTTCTCGGGGTGTTTCGGGGATCCGGTCGGAGGCGGGGCGGCCACGAGGCTCCGGGGTTCCTCTTCCCGGCTCTGGCGCTGGCCCTGGTGGGCCCCGTGCTCGGCCTGCACCCGGTGGTCTTCGAGCAAGCCCTGCGGTTCCTGCAGCCCGGGGTCAACCTCTCTTCTGCGCCGGTCCTGGGCAAAGTTGCCATCCCCGTGGGAAGCGCCCTGCTGGGCGCGGTGCTGGCCCGGGGGGTGGCGGGCTTTTCCGTCCCTCCGGCGCTTCCCGGCGGGGAGGTGGTCTTCGATCGGGTGTACGGAGGGGTGCTGGGCTTTGCCGGGTCCCTCACCCGCCTCACGGTCACGGGCCGGCTCCGGGACTACCTGGGGGTAAGCCTCCTGGTCCCCGTGGCGGGCGTGGGGGCCGTGATCCTCTCCCAGGGCCGCCTCCCCTCGGTTCCGGTCCGGATGGCGCCTTATGAAGGGGTGGTACTCCTGCTGGGGCTTGGGGCGGTGGGCTTCACGGTCCTGGCGAGGAGCCTCGTGGCCCAGGTGGTGGCGGTAGGCGCCGTGGGCTACACCGTGGCCCTCCTGTACATCGGCCTGCGGGCGCCGGACCTGGCGCTGACCCAGATCCTGGTGGAGACGGTGACCTTGGTGCTGTTTTTGGCCGTGGTCCTGCATCTGCGCCATCCCGAGGAGCCCGACCGGCATCCCGCTTGGGCCCTGGATCTCCTCATCGCTCTCGGGGTGGGCGCGCTGGCCGCGGCGCTCGCGGCTCTGATCCTTCCGGGCCCGCCTACCCGCCACCTCTTCTCGTACTTCGTGCAGAGGGCGCCGGAAGCGGGCGGCCGCAACCTCGTGAACCTCATCGTGGTGGACTTCCGGGGCCTGGATACCCTGGGGGAGATCACGGTGCTGGGGATCGCGGCTTTGGGGGTCCTTGCCCTCGCGAGTCGGCCAGGCACCCGGGTCGCCCACCACCTGGTGGCCCCCGTACGGTCCTTGATCCTCGAGACCGCGGTGCGGGTCGCTTCCCCCACGGTGGCCGCGTACGCCCTGGTCCTGCTGGCGACGGGCCACTACGGCCCGGGAGGCGGGTTCGTGGCGGGGCTCATGACCGCCATGGCCCTGTTGATTTGGGCCGTGGCCTTCGGGTTCGATGCGATCCCGCAGGATTGGCTGCGGCCGCTTGCCGTGGGCCTGGGGATCGCGTACGGCACCGGGTTTCTCGGAGTCGCCCTGGGCCGCTCGTTCCTCACCCACAGCCCGATCCTCCTCGGGCCCGTCAAGACCACCACGTCGCTCCTGTTCGACTTCGGGGTGTACGTGCTGGTGGTGGGGGCTTCGCTCAGCGCGGCCCGTACCCTGGTTCTGGTGCGGCCGAGATGA
- a CDS encoding cation:proton antiporter, whose translation MSGPFVDLGLLLGAAVAGGLAAHLLHAPPVVGYILAGILVGPATPGPTVRDLRTFELFAQIGLVLLLFSAGLEFSLQDLWRVRRVALYGTPLGMAAIVLLVTGFGGLLGWLLPHRLAAGVALSVASSTVLLKFLQDRHELGSLHGRILLGISLTQDLVAVLVLAVLPALAPAGQARTDLLLRGFLQAAVVLLPLLWLARRGVPHLLARIARARSTELFLLAVVALAVGTAAFTAHVGLSLALGAFLAGLVVSESEFAHETLSRVLPLRDVFVAVFFVSVGMLLEPRTLLEQAGAILGMGLLVAVGNALVWAAVVRAAGHSRGIAVLCGTGLAQMGEFSYLVAGAARSHGLLPESLYETILAASLLTILLNALTFRHRPAWLEGLVGMNRVTPRVASRGTGRLTGHVVLCGFGRVGQEVADALDAFGIPYAAVDLDPEALQVAKTRGARAVFGDVANPLALRQAGAERARLAVVAVPDFGAAYRCVRALRELNPHLPILVRVHRSSYRALLLEAGATEVIQPEVEAALTIVRHSLDWLGIDHDAGRAYLKRARAHWPDALRAEGVPEGLQVREVVVHNPDLVHRSLRQTRLAERTGALLASLTHPDGREIRNPGPEEILREGDRLLAIGEPDQLDALERLCGGDPRKGS comes from the coding sequence GTGAGCGGGCCCTTCGTGGATCTGGGACTGCTCCTGGGAGCGGCGGTGGCCGGAGGACTCGCCGCGCACCTCCTGCACGCCCCGCCCGTGGTGGGCTACATCCTCGCGGGCATCCTTGTGGGGCCCGCCACCCCCGGCCCCACCGTCCGCGATCTCCGGACCTTCGAGCTGTTCGCGCAGATCGGCCTCGTGCTGCTGCTCTTCTCCGCGGGGCTGGAGTTCTCCCTGCAGGACCTGTGGCGGGTCCGGCGGGTAGCCCTCTACGGCACACCTCTGGGCATGGCCGCCATCGTCCTCCTGGTCACGGGATTCGGAGGGCTTTTGGGCTGGCTTCTCCCTCACCGGCTCGCGGCGGGCGTGGCCCTCAGCGTCGCGAGCTCCACGGTCCTCCTCAAGTTCCTGCAGGACCGCCACGAGCTCGGTTCCCTGCACGGCCGGATCCTGCTGGGCATCAGCCTCACCCAGGATCTCGTGGCGGTGCTCGTGCTCGCGGTACTCCCCGCCCTGGCCCCCGCGGGCCAAGCCCGGACGGATCTCCTCCTGCGGGGATTCCTGCAGGCCGCGGTGGTCCTGCTGCCGCTCCTCTGGCTCGCCCGGCGCGGGGTGCCTCACCTCCTTGCGCGGATCGCCCGCGCCCGCAGCACCGAGCTCTTCCTCCTGGCCGTGGTGGCACTCGCGGTGGGGACCGCGGCCTTCACCGCCCACGTGGGACTTTCCCTGGCCCTGGGGGCGTTTCTGGCGGGCCTGGTGGTGAGCGAGTCGGAGTTCGCCCATGAGACCCTGAGTCGGGTGCTGCCGCTTCGGGACGTGTTCGTGGCCGTGTTCTTCGTCTCCGTGGGGATGCTCCTGGAGCCCAGGACTCTGCTGGAGCAGGCCGGGGCCATCCTCGGGATGGGGTTGCTCGTGGCCGTGGGGAACGCCCTGGTGTGGGCCGCGGTGGTGCGGGCCGCGGGCCATTCCCGGGGGATCGCAGTCCTGTGCGGGACGGGTCTTGCGCAGATGGGAGAGTTCTCGTACCTGGTGGCCGGGGCCGCGCGATCCCACGGGCTCCTCCCGGAGTCGCTGTACGAGACCATCCTCGCCGCCTCCCTGCTTACCATCCTCCTCAACGCCCTGACGTTCCGCCACCGCCCCGCCTGGCTGGAGGGGCTCGTGGGGATGAACCGCGTGACCCCGAGGGTGGCGAGCCGGGGGACGGGCCGCCTGACAGGCCACGTGGTGCTGTGCGGATTCGGGCGGGTGGGGCAGGAGGTGGCGGATGCCCTGGACGCTTTCGGGATCCCGTATGCGGCGGTGGATCTGGACCCGGAGGCCCTCCAGGTGGCGAAAACCCGCGGTGCACGGGCGGTGTTCGGAGACGTGGCGAATCCCCTGGCCCTCCGGCAGGCGGGGGCGGAGCGGGCGCGGCTGGCGGTGGTGGCCGTGCCCGACTTCGGGGCCGCGTACCGGTGCGTGCGGGCCCTGCGGGAGCTTAACCCACACCTCCCCATCCTCGTCCGGGTGCACCGGTCGTCCTACCGGGCGCTCCTCCTCGAGGCCGGCGCGACGGAGGTGATCCAACCGGAGGTGGAGGCAGCCCTCACCATCGTCCGGCACAGCCTGGACTGGCTCGGCATAGACCATGACGCGGGGAGAGCGTACCTCAAACGGGCCCGGGCCCACTGGCCGGATGCCCTCCGGGCGGAGGGGGTCCCCGAGGGGTTACAGGTCCGGGAGGTGGTGGTGCACAACCCGGACCTCGTCCACCGCTCCCTGCGCCAGACGCGGCTCGCGGAGCGCACGGGCGCCCTTCTGGCCTCCCTCACCCATCCGGATGGTCGGGAGATCCGCAACCCGGGCCCGGAGGAGATCCTCCGGGAGGGCGATCGGCTCCTGGCCATCGGGGAACCCGACCAACTGGACGCCCTGGAGCGGTTGTGCGGCGGGGATCCGCGGAAGGGCTCCTGA
- a CDS encoding ABC transporter ATP-binding protein: protein MSGGMVEEERLDRPYDHRLLRRLLAYVRPYRVPVAAALVLLVLASLLELVGPQLYRIAIDRAIVPSLQRGTVDPEHLSALALLYLLALAAGFGARWLQHYLMQTVAQRAMADLRLEIFSHLQRLPLRFYDGNPVGRLVTRVTNDVETLNELLTSGLVSAFGDVLTLVGIMGAMLWLDARLAVVTFCVLPLVYGITDRFRGQAREAYRAVRTQLSRINSFLNEHISGMSVVQLFTQEARALGRFDALNRDYLDASLRSLTALARFYPAMHFLGALAVALLLWYGGGQVIRGVTTLGVLVAMIQYAERFFEPVRELADKFNLLQQAMASSERIFRLLDEPVTVQDPPDPVVLSRVRGEIEFRDVWFAYGAAPAARDGGGWVLRGISFRIAPGEHVALVGYTGAGKTSLVNLLLRFDDPQRGQVLLDGVDVRRMRQQDLRRHVGLVLQDTFLFSGTIADNIRLFNPDISDAQVEAAARLVGADRFIAQLPHGLQTEVGERGVRLSAGQRQLVALARAIAYNPEVLVILDEATSSVDAEAESLLQEALRGVLRDRTALIIAHRLSTIQHVDRILVLHRGRIVEEGTHAALLRQDGIYAKLYRLQAYSTAEGGLRGRGGEWVGRRKS, encoded by the coding sequence GTGAGCGGAGGGATGGTCGAGGAGGAACGGCTGGATCGGCCCTACGACCACCGGCTCCTGCGGCGGCTGCTGGCCTACGTACGTCCCTATCGGGTCCCCGTGGCCGCGGCGCTGGTCCTCCTGGTCCTCGCCTCCCTTCTGGAGCTGGTGGGCCCGCAGCTGTATCGGATCGCCATCGACCGGGCCATCGTCCCGTCCCTGCAGCGCGGCACCGTGGATCCGGAGCACCTCTCCGCCCTGGCCCTCCTCTACCTTCTCGCCCTCGCCGCGGGCTTCGGCGCCCGGTGGCTGCAGCACTACCTGATGCAGACGGTGGCCCAACGGGCCATGGCGGACCTGCGCTTGGAGATCTTCTCCCACCTCCAGCGGCTGCCCCTGCGCTTCTACGACGGGAACCCCGTGGGCCGGCTCGTGACCCGGGTGACGAACGACGTGGAGACCCTCAACGAGCTCCTCACCTCCGGCCTCGTGTCCGCCTTCGGAGACGTGCTGACCCTGGTGGGCATCATGGGCGCTATGCTCTGGCTGGACGCGCGGCTCGCCGTGGTGACCTTCTGCGTGCTTCCCCTCGTGTACGGGATTACGGATCGGTTCCGCGGACAGGCCCGGGAGGCGTACCGGGCGGTGCGGACGCAGCTCAGCCGGATCAATTCCTTCCTCAACGAGCACATCAGCGGGATGTCCGTGGTCCAGCTGTTCACCCAGGAGGCCCGGGCGCTCGGGCGCTTCGACGCCTTGAACCGGGACTACCTGGACGCGAGCCTGCGCTCCCTGACCGCCCTGGCCCGGTTCTACCCCGCGATGCACTTCCTGGGAGCCCTGGCCGTGGCCCTGTTGCTCTGGTACGGAGGCGGGCAGGTGATCCGGGGCGTGACCACCCTGGGGGTGCTGGTGGCCATGATCCAGTACGCGGAGCGGTTCTTCGAGCCCGTGCGGGAGCTCGCGGACAAGTTCAACCTGCTCCAACAGGCCATGGCCAGCAGCGAGCGCATCTTCCGGCTGCTGGATGAGCCCGTCACGGTGCAGGACCCGCCTGATCCTGTGGTGCTCTCGAGGGTGCGGGGGGAGATCGAGTTCCGGGATGTGTGGTTCGCATACGGGGCGGCGCCGGCCGCCCGGGACGGTGGGGGGTGGGTGCTCCGGGGAATTTCCTTCCGCATCGCGCCGGGAGAGCACGTGGCCCTGGTGGGCTATACGGGGGCGGGCAAGACCTCCCTGGTGAACCTCCTCCTGCGGTTCGACGACCCGCAGCGGGGACAGGTCCTGCTCGACGGGGTGGACGTCCGGCGGATGCGCCAGCAGGATCTGCGGCGACACGTGGGGCTGGTCCTCCAGGACACCTTCCTCTTCAGTGGCACCATCGCGGACAACATCCGGCTGTTTAACCCGGACATCTCGGACGCCCAGGTGGAGGCCGCGGCGCGGCTTGTGGGTGCGGACCGGTTCATCGCCCAGCTCCCGCATGGCCTTCAGACGGAGGTGGGGGAGCGGGGCGTCCGGCTCAGCGCGGGACAGCGGCAGCTGGTGGCCCTGGCCCGGGCCATCGCCTACAACCCGGAGGTGCTGGTGATCCTGGACGAGGCCACGAGCAGCGTGGACGCGGAGGCGGAGAGCCTCCTGCAGGAGGCCCTGCGGGGCGTCCTGCGGGACCGTACCGCGCTCATCATCGCGCACCGGTTGAGCACCATCCAGCACGTGGATCGGATCCTGGTGCTGCACCGGGGCCGCATCGTGGAGGAGGGGACGCACGCGGCTCTCCTCCGCCAGGACGGAATCTATGCGAAGCTCTACCGGCTGCAGGCCTACTCCACGGCGGAGGGAGGTCTGCGGGGGAGGGGAGGAGAATGGGTGGGGAGGAGGAAATCCTGA